The following coding sequences are from one Mycolicibacterium aichiense window:
- the tet(V) gene encoding tetracycline efflux MFS transporter Tet(V), with protein MSTHYDIEPVKPTGRWRVLAPFRYREFRLLISAMSISLFAEGMWTVVMALQVIALADDPAALSLVAACLAVGMLAFILVGGIVADRVSQRAIIIAVEVTNLAATGAVAILGMLGELQLWHMATAAAVLGIGAAFFFPAYSAYLPRILPAEQLLAANGVEGAIRPTLQQAVGPAVAGVLIGITFPALGSVTVAVLFAIALTLLVSMRPGHGSHIVMTVEREKPHALTDLREGLRFVLHTRWLRWTLLFACTWVFLAMGPIEVLLPFIAHNRFAHGEQVYGLMLASFGLGSALGALAVSSRRLPRRYLTVMMTMWGAGSLPLVLVGATSSLPVMVIALFVVGLTDGAGMVIWGTLLQRRVPPEMLGRVSSLDFFVSLAFMPVSMAVAGPLSKVVPVELIFAVTGIAPVLLAAVALVAARMPRDEIAHPLR; from the coding sequence ATGAGTACGCACTACGACATCGAGCCGGTGAAACCCACCGGCCGCTGGCGTGTGCTCGCCCCCTTCCGGTACCGCGAATTCCGGCTGCTCATCTCGGCGATGTCGATCTCGCTGTTCGCCGAAGGTATGTGGACTGTCGTGATGGCGCTGCAGGTCATCGCCCTCGCCGACGACCCTGCCGCGCTGTCTCTGGTCGCGGCCTGCCTTGCCGTCGGCATGCTGGCCTTCATCCTCGTCGGCGGCATCGTCGCCGACCGGGTATCGCAGCGCGCCATCATCATCGCCGTCGAGGTCACCAACCTCGCCGCCACCGGCGCCGTCGCCATCCTCGGCATGCTCGGCGAGCTGCAACTGTGGCACATGGCAACTGCGGCAGCGGTTCTCGGCATCGGTGCCGCGTTCTTTTTCCCGGCCTACAGCGCCTACCTACCGCGCATCCTGCCTGCCGAGCAGCTGCTGGCGGCCAACGGTGTCGAAGGCGCGATCCGGCCCACCCTGCAGCAGGCCGTCGGCCCGGCGGTGGCCGGCGTGCTGATCGGGATCACCTTCCCCGCTCTCGGCTCGGTCACGGTGGCCGTGCTCTTCGCAATCGCGCTGACGCTGCTGGTGTCCATGCGCCCGGGTCACGGCTCACACATCGTGATGACCGTCGAGCGCGAAAAGCCGCATGCGCTCACCGATCTCAGGGAGGGCCTTCGGTTCGTCCTGCACACCCGATGGTTGCGCTGGACGCTGCTGTTCGCCTGCACCTGGGTGTTCTTGGCGATGGGCCCGATCGAAGTACTGCTTCCGTTCATCGCCCACAACCGGTTCGCCCACGGCGAGCAGGTATACGGCCTGATGCTCGCCTCGTTCGGACTAGGCAGTGCGCTGGGCGCGCTGGCGGTGTCCTCGCGGCGGCTGCCGCGGCGCTACCTCACGGTGATGATGACGATGTGGGGCGCGGGCTCCCTTCCGCTGGTGCTCGTCGGTGCGACGTCGTCGTTGCCGGTGATGGTGATCGCGCTGTTCGTCGTAGGCCTCACCGACGGCGCGGGCATGGTCATCTGGGGCACGCTGCTGCAGCGCCGGGTGCCGCCGGAGATGCTGGGCCGGGTGTCGAGTCTGGACTTCTTCGTCTCGCTCGCGTTCATGCCGGTATCGATGGCGGTCGCGGGACCGCTGTCGAAAGTGGTTCCGGTGGAACTCATTTTTGCGGTGACCGGTATCGCGCCGGTGCTACTGGCCGCGGTCGCGCTCGTCGCGGCGCGGATGCCGCGCGACGAGATCGCCCACCCGCTGCGTTAG
- a CDS encoding CPBP family intramembrane glutamic endopeptidase, translated as MTMLAELRSVASNVAVPHQEWPSAIRRRRIAVCVVLVLGAALLGLSLTRRPGDAAFYWLTMALAATWAFGARASGPVHLGCIRWRGRNQRPVITGLAIGLLLGGVFVLGGLVTREIPPVAAAITRVLEYANHGSLLLIVVITLVNGLAEEMFFRGALYTALGGFHPVVISTVLYTIATCASGNWMLGFAAIILGTVCALERRATGGVLAPVLTHVVWGLIMVLALPPMFGIWH; from the coding sequence ATGACGATGCTGGCTGAGCTTCGGTCGGTGGCATCCAATGTTGCTGTACCGCACCAGGAGTGGCCGTCGGCGATCCGCCGGCGGCGCATCGCGGTGTGTGTGGTGCTGGTCCTGGGTGCGGCACTTCTCGGCTTGTCGCTGACCCGCAGGCCCGGTGACGCGGCGTTCTACTGGCTGACGATGGCGCTGGCGGCGACGTGGGCGTTCGGCGCGCGGGCGTCCGGCCCGGTGCACCTGGGGTGCATCCGCTGGCGCGGGCGAAATCAGCGTCCGGTCATCACCGGGCTCGCGATCGGATTGCTGCTGGGTGGAGTCTTTGTGCTCGGCGGTCTGGTGACCCGTGAGATCCCGCCGGTGGCCGCAGCCATCACCCGCGTTCTGGAGTACGCCAATCACGGCAGCCTGCTGCTGATCGTGGTCATCACCCTGGTGAACGGCTTGGCCGAGGAGATGTTCTTCCGCGGCGCGCTGTACACCGCACTGGGTGGATTCCATCCGGTGGTGATCTCGACGGTGCTCTACACCATCGCCACGTGTGCCAGCGGCAACTGGATGCTCGGCTTCGCCGCGATCATCCTCGGCACGGTGTGCGCCCTGGAACGCCGAGCCACCGGCGGAGTGCTGGCACCCGTGCTGACCCACGTGGTGTGGGGTCTGATCATGGTGCTGGCACTGCCGCCGATGTTCGGCATCTGGCACTAG
- a CDS encoding NAD(P)H-binding protein: MRILVTGATGYVGSRLVARLLDDGHEVVAATRNPEKLGRFGWCDRVTAVVFDADDPTSVETALAVSGHIDVLYYLVHAIGQPGFRERDNAGAANVGKAAAAAGVGRIVYLGGFVPADDTLSEHLAGRAEVAAALAVEGGAELVWLGAAVIIGAGSTSFEMVRYVGDRFWVIPLPPWADHDIEPISISDVLYYLLAAADPAVVPAGSYDIVGPDVVTYGELLQTYIDAAGELRAGLPVGDIVPQAVVGRVAGAAVPVPSGLAADLIESLDHPMTASDTVLRDHVADPPGGLTTIEDAVAAAVASPPPCPVDRLADPHHLADSDPMWAGGDALRLRRMAATVTPGVARPALRLLNSVPGPLAGVLRTGLDLLLAKVRLL, encoded by the coding sequence ATGCGGATCTTGGTCACCGGTGCCACCGGATACGTCGGTTCCCGGCTGGTGGCCCGGCTCCTCGACGACGGTCACGAGGTCGTCGCCGCGACCCGCAACCCGGAGAAACTGGGCCGGTTCGGGTGGTGTGACCGGGTGACGGCGGTCGTCTTCGACGCCGACGATCCGACCTCCGTCGAGACGGCGCTCGCCGTCTCCGGGCATATCGACGTCCTTTACTACTTGGTGCACGCCATCGGCCAGCCCGGCTTCCGTGAGCGCGACAATGCAGGCGCGGCGAACGTGGGCAAGGCCGCGGCTGCTGCCGGCGTGGGGCGCATCGTGTACCTCGGCGGCTTCGTGCCCGCGGACGACACGCTGTCCGAGCATTTGGCCGGCCGCGCCGAGGTCGCCGCGGCCCTTGCCGTCGAGGGCGGCGCCGAACTGGTCTGGCTCGGCGCGGCGGTGATCATCGGCGCGGGCTCGACGTCGTTCGAGATGGTCCGCTACGTCGGCGACCGGTTCTGGGTGATTCCGTTGCCGCCGTGGGCCGACCACGACATCGAGCCGATATCGATCAGCGACGTGCTCTACTACCTGCTTGCCGCGGCCGATCCGGCGGTGGTTCCTGCCGGGTCGTACGACATCGTCGGGCCCGACGTGGTGACGTACGGCGAACTGTTGCAGACCTACATCGACGCAGCGGGTGAACTGCGGGCCGGGCTGCCGGTAGGCGATATCGTGCCGCAGGCGGTGGTCGGCCGGGTGGCCGGCGCCGCGGTACCGGTGCCCAGCGGGTTGGCCGCCGATCTCATCGAATCGCTGGACCATCCGATGACGGCCTCCGACACTGTCCTACGTGACCATGTCGCGGACCCGCCCGGTGGACTCACCACCATCGAAGACGCCGTCGCCGCAGCGGTGGCCAGCCCGCCGCCATGCCCGGTCGACCGACTGGCCGACCCGCATCATCTCGCCGACAGTGATCCGATGTGGGCCGGCGGCGATGCGCTGCGACTGCGACGGATGGCCGCCACGGTGACTCCCGGGGTGGCGCGGCCCGCGTTGCGGCTGCTGAACTCGGTGCCCGGCCCACTGGCCGGAGTGCTGCGGACCGGCCTGGACCTGTTGCTGGCGAAAGTCCGTTTGTTATGA
- a CDS encoding gamma carbonic anhydrase family protein translates to MAEPLIMSVGGHSPELHAESWVAPNAAVIGQVRLAARASVWYSATLRAEAEWIDVGEGSNIQDGSTVHVDPGFPVKIGAGVTVGHNAVLHGCTVEDGSLVGMGSIVLNGAVIGAGSIVAAGAVVPQGMMVPPRSLVAGVPAKVRRELSDAELDGNRMNAAVYEHLIDLHHDSA, encoded by the coding sequence ATGGCCGAACCATTGATCATGTCCGTCGGCGGGCACAGCCCCGAACTGCACGCCGAATCCTGGGTCGCACCCAACGCGGCGGTGATCGGCCAGGTGCGGCTCGCCGCGCGGGCCAGCGTCTGGTATTCGGCGACGTTGCGCGCCGAGGCCGAATGGATCGACGTCGGCGAGGGCAGCAACATCCAGGACGGCTCCACCGTGCACGTCGACCCGGGCTTCCCGGTGAAGATCGGTGCGGGCGTGACGGTCGGGCACAACGCCGTGCTGCACGGCTGCACGGTCGAGGACGGTTCGCTGGTCGGGATGGGGTCGATAGTGCTCAACGGTGCCGTGATCGGCGCGGGATCGATCGTCGCCGCCGGCGCGGTGGTGCCGCAGGGCATGATGGTGCCGCCGCGATCCCTGGTGGCCGGTGTTCCCGCCAAAGTCCGCCGCGAGCTGTCCGACGCCGAACTGGACGGCAATCGGATGAACGCCGCGGTCTACGAACACCTCATCGACCTGCACCACGACTCCGCCTAA
- a CDS encoding fasciclin domain-containing protein produces the protein MSIRTKSLGVAAGLAAIAIAIPTAVQAYADPTTDTTTPAAPTTTQIPVPSMSQLPDPQGSGCDAYKNRIPSGSGSFTNMGNQNATAAIAANPDLSTFSAAISGGFNPAVNIVSVIDGGPYVVFAPTNDAFAKLDEATLAQLKSDPAALTSTLYYHLVLGYLGPDDLHGKMPTQQGSPINVTGKGGDIKVNDTAKLVCGYTARGAYIYMIDTVLSPADAPEPNTSTSTTSTTPTTTSSPAESTSATPTTTKPATA, from the coding sequence GTGAGCATTCGTACCAAGTCCCTTGGCGTCGCCGCAGGGTTGGCCGCCATCGCCATCGCGATCCCCACGGCCGTCCAGGCCTACGCCGATCCGACGACAGACACCACCACCCCGGCGGCACCGACCACCACGCAGATCCCGGTCCCCAGCATGAGCCAACTGCCCGACCCGCAGGGCTCGGGCTGCGACGCGTACAAGAACCGCATTCCCAGCGGCTCCGGCTCCTTCACGAACATGGGCAACCAGAACGCGACCGCGGCGATCGCCGCCAACCCGGATCTGAGCACCTTCAGCGCGGCCATCTCCGGCGGATTCAACCCGGCGGTCAACATCGTCAGTGTCATCGACGGTGGCCCCTACGTGGTGTTCGCGCCGACCAACGACGCCTTCGCCAAGCTCGACGAGGCCACCCTCGCGCAGCTCAAGAGTGACCCGGCCGCGCTGACGTCCACCCTGTACTACCACCTGGTGCTCGGCTACCTGGGTCCCGACGATCTGCACGGCAAGATGCCCACGCAGCAGGGCAGCCCGATCAACGTGACCGGCAAGGGCGGCGACATCAAGGTCAACGACACCGCGAAGTTGGTGTGCGGCTACACGGCTCGGGGCGCGTACATCTACATGATCGACACCGTGCTCAGCCCGGCCGATGCCCCGGAGCCGAACACCTCGACCAGCACCACGAGCACGACGCCGACCACGACGTCTTCGCCTGCCGAGTCGACGTCGGCCACTCCGACGACGACCAAGCCCGCGACGGCCTAA
- a CDS encoding crotonase/enoyl-CoA hydratase family protein — protein sequence MTDVHAPAALGERRGNVLLITINRPEARNAVNGAVSTAVGDLLQQAQDDADVWAVVITGSGDKSFCAGADLKAIYKRENLFHPEHPEWGFAGYVRHFIDKPTIAAVNGTALGGGTELALASDLVIAEESAKFGLPEVKRGLVAAAGGVFRIVEQLPRKVAMQLLFTGEPITSAEALKWGLINDVVPDGTVVDAALALAQRITVNAPLAVQASKRVAVGVDDGVITADEAGWTRTMREIGPLMKSEDAKEGPLAFAEKRPPVWKAR from the coding sequence GTGACCGACGTGCACGCCCCCGCCGCTCTCGGAGAGCGGCGGGGCAACGTCCTGCTCATCACCATCAACCGGCCGGAGGCGCGCAACGCGGTCAACGGCGCGGTCAGCACCGCCGTCGGCGATCTGCTCCAGCAGGCCCAGGACGACGCTGACGTCTGGGCGGTGGTGATCACCGGTTCCGGCGACAAATCGTTCTGCGCTGGGGCCGATCTGAAGGCAATCTACAAGCGGGAGAACCTCTTTCACCCGGAACACCCGGAGTGGGGTTTCGCCGGGTACGTCCGCCACTTCATCGACAAGCCGACGATCGCCGCGGTCAACGGCACCGCCCTGGGCGGCGGGACCGAGCTGGCACTGGCCAGCGATCTGGTGATCGCCGAGGAGAGCGCCAAGTTCGGGTTGCCGGAAGTCAAGCGCGGCCTGGTCGCCGCGGCAGGTGGCGTGTTCCGGATCGTCGAGCAACTGCCGCGCAAGGTGGCCATGCAGCTGCTGTTCACCGGCGAACCGATCACCTCGGCCGAGGCACTCAAGTGGGGCCTGATCAACGACGTCGTGCCCGATGGCACCGTCGTCGACGCGGCTTTGGCTCTGGCGCAACGCATCACCGTCAACGCGCCGCTGGCGGTTCAGGCCAGCAAGCGCGTCGCGGTCGGTGTCGACGACGGCGTGATCACCGCGGACGAGGCAGGCTGGACTCGCACCATGCGCGAGATCGGCCCGCTGATGAAGTCCGAGGACGCCAAGGAAGGGCCGCTGGCCTTCGCCGAGAAGCGCCCACCGGTCTGGAAGGCGCGCTGA
- a CDS encoding thiolase family protein produces MAEAVIVEAVRSPVGKRNGGLSGVHPAELSAQVLNGLAQRAGIDPEIVDDVIWGCVMQAGEQALDIARTAVLTAGWPESVPGVTVDRQCGSSQQSVHFAAAGVVAGHYDVVVAGGVESMSRTPMGASLANGGNPYSAGFKGRYDRTPNQGIGAEMMATKWGLSRTDLDQFSLDSHEKAAAAQDSGAFEDQIVGIKDADGNMVLKDEGIRRGTTLEKMGQLKPAFSEDGVIHAGNSSQISDGSAALLFMSAEKAKSLGLKPIARVHTATLAGSDPVMMLSGPIPATQKALAKSGLSVDDIGAFEVNEAFAPVPMAWLKEIGADEKKLNPNGGAIALGHPLGGSGARLMTTLLYHMRDNGIRYGLQTMCEGGGQANATILELL; encoded by the coding sequence ATGGCTGAAGCGGTAATTGTCGAAGCTGTACGTTCACCAGTCGGGAAGCGCAACGGTGGTCTGTCCGGTGTGCACCCCGCCGAGCTGTCGGCCCAGGTGCTCAACGGTCTGGCGCAGCGCGCCGGTATCGACCCCGAGATCGTCGACGACGTCATCTGGGGCTGTGTCATGCAGGCCGGTGAGCAGGCCCTCGACATCGCGCGTACCGCGGTGCTGACCGCAGGCTGGCCCGAATCGGTTCCCGGCGTCACCGTCGACCGCCAGTGCGGCTCCAGCCAGCAGTCGGTGCACTTCGCCGCCGCCGGTGTGGTGGCCGGCCACTACGACGTCGTCGTCGCAGGTGGTGTCGAGTCGATGTCGCGCACCCCGATGGGTGCCTCGCTGGCCAACGGCGGCAACCCCTACTCGGCCGGATTCAAGGGTCGCTACGACCGCACCCCCAACCAGGGCATCGGCGCGGAGATGATGGCCACCAAGTGGGGCCTGAGCCGCACCGACCTCGACCAGTTCTCCCTGGACTCGCACGAAAAGGCTGCTGCCGCACAGGACTCCGGCGCCTTCGAGGACCAGATCGTGGGCATCAAGGATGCCGACGGCAACATGGTGCTCAAGGATGAGGGCATCCGCCGCGGCACCACCCTGGAGAAGATGGGCCAGCTCAAGCCGGCGTTCTCCGAGGACGGCGTGATCCACGCGGGCAACTCCTCGCAGATCTCCGACGGCTCGGCAGCGCTGCTGTTCATGTCTGCGGAGAAGGCAAAGTCGTTGGGCCTCAAGCCGATCGCCCGTGTCCACACCGCGACGCTGGCCGGCTCGGATCCGGTGATGATGCTGAGCGGCCCGATCCCGGCCACCCAGAAGGCACTCGCCAAGTCGGGCCTGAGCGTGGACGACATCGGCGCCTTCGAGGTCAACGAGGCGTTCGCGCCGGTTCCGATGGCCTGGCTCAAGGAGATCGGCGCCGACGAGAAGAAGCTCAACCCCAACGGCGGCGCGATCGCCCTGGGCCACCCGCTCGGTGGCTCCGGTGCCCGTCTGATGACCACGCTGCTCTACCACATGCGCGACAACGGAATTCGCTACGGTCTGCAGACCATGTGCGAAGGCGGCGGCCAGGCCAACGCCACCATCCTCGAGCTGCTGTAG
- a CDS encoding DUF3556 domain-containing protein, producing MGFLKQEVPVIDFETWSKGTRAEKIKPMARHWAEVGFGTPVALHLFYVIKILLYVFVGALFGLATAGIGGLTDIGSWWSEPIVYEKAVLYTMLFEVVGLGCGFGPLNNRFWPPMGSIIYWLRPNTIRLPPWPKVVPFTKGDNRGPVDIVLYGALIVMLVVALFSDGTGPIPELGTEVGLLPTWQIATVVALLALAGLRDKVIFLAARGEVYGAFAVAFLFSGVDIIIAAKLVCMAIWIGAATSKLTRHFPFVISTMMSNSPVVRPRFLKRMFFKKFPEDLRPGPMSHTLAHISTAIEMGIPLVLFFSHGGWPTTIAAIVMLCFHFGILSAIPMGVPLEWNVFMMFSVLSLFVAHAQIGITDITSPWPILLFLALATTVFLGNTVPRKVSFLPGMRYYAGNWDTTLWCVKPSAEAKIEQNLVTIANMPAAQLEKFYGSKEAAQIPLFMGYAFRAFNTHGKALFTLAHRAMAGGNEEDYSITDGERICSMAIGWNFGDGHMHNEQLIAAMQKRCHFEPGEVRVVLLDGQPLHRQRQEYRLVDAATGEFETGYVNVADMVNRQPWDDTLPVHVTSGRD from the coding sequence ATGGGATTTCTGAAGCAGGAAGTGCCCGTCATCGACTTCGAGACGTGGAGCAAGGGCACGCGCGCGGAGAAGATCAAACCGATGGCACGGCACTGGGCCGAGGTGGGCTTCGGAACGCCGGTCGCCCTGCACCTGTTCTACGTCATCAAGATCCTGCTCTACGTCTTCGTCGGGGCGCTGTTCGGTTTGGCCACCGCGGGCATCGGCGGACTCACCGACATCGGGTCGTGGTGGTCGGAGCCGATCGTCTACGAGAAGGCCGTGCTCTACACGATGCTCTTCGAGGTCGTCGGGCTCGGTTGCGGCTTCGGCCCGCTGAACAACCGGTTCTGGCCGCCGATGGGATCGATCATCTATTGGTTGCGCCCCAACACGATCCGGCTGCCACCGTGGCCGAAGGTGGTGCCGTTCACCAAGGGCGACAACCGCGGTCCCGTCGACATCGTGCTCTACGGGGCATTGATCGTGATGCTCGTTGTTGCGCTGTTCTCCGACGGCACCGGGCCCATCCCGGAGCTCGGCACAGAGGTGGGCCTGCTGCCGACCTGGCAGATCGCGACCGTCGTGGCGCTGCTGGCGCTGGCCGGTCTGCGCGACAAGGTGATCTTCCTGGCCGCCCGCGGCGAGGTCTACGGCGCGTTCGCGGTGGCCTTCCTGTTCAGCGGTGTCGACATCATCATCGCCGCCAAGCTGGTGTGTATGGCGATCTGGATCGGTGCCGCGACGTCCAAGCTGACCCGGCACTTCCCGTTCGTCATCTCCACGATGATGTCCAACAGCCCGGTGGTCCGGCCACGGTTCCTCAAGCGGATGTTCTTCAAGAAGTTCCCCGAAGACCTTCGGCCCGGCCCGATGTCGCACACGCTGGCCCACATCAGCACCGCCATCGAGATGGGCATCCCGTTGGTGCTGTTCTTCTCCCACGGCGGCTGGCCGACCACCATCGCCGCGATCGTGATGCTGTGCTTCCATTTCGGCATCCTGTCGGCCATTCCCATGGGCGTGCCGCTGGAGTGGAACGTCTTCATGATGTTCTCGGTGCTGTCGCTGTTCGTCGCGCACGCCCAGATCGGTATCACCGACATCACCTCGCCGTGGCCGATCCTGCTGTTCCTGGCGCTGGCCACCACGGTCTTCCTCGGAAATACGGTGCCGCGCAAGGTGTCCTTCCTGCCCGGCATGCGCTACTACGCAGGCAACTGGGATACCACACTGTGGTGCGTGAAGCCCTCGGCCGAGGCGAAGATCGAGCAGAACCTGGTGACGATTGCCAACATGCCGGCCGCGCAGCTCGAAAAGTTCTACGGGAGTAAGGAAGCCGCGCAGATCCCGCTGTTCATGGGGTACGCGTTCCGCGCGTTCAACACCCACGGCAAGGCGTTGTTCACCCTCGCTCACCGCGCGATGGCGGGGGGCAATGAAGAGGACTACTCGATCACCGACGGCGAACGCATCTGCAGCATGGCGATCGGCTGGAACTTCGGCGACGGGCACATGCACAACGAACAGCTGATCGCGGCGATGCAGAAACGCTGTCACTTCGAGCCCGGGGAGGTGCGCGTGGTGCTGCTCGACGGCCAGCCACTGCACCGGCAGCGGCAGGAGTACCGGCTCGTGGACGCCGCCACCGGGGAGTTCGAGACCGGATACGTCAACGTCGCCGACATGGTGAACCGTCAGCCGTGGGACGACACACTGCCGGTGCACGTCACGTCGGGACGCGACTGA
- a CDS encoding DoxX family protein codes for MTAYSVGLLILRVVLGVTMAAHGYNKFFGGGRIKGTAGWFESIGMKPGTFHARVAASTEMAAGIGLALGLLTPIPAAGFVALMLVAAWTVHRHNGFFIVKEGWEYNLVLAAAAVAIAATGAGKYSLDYLLFKGTSVYPWLHGWCGLLIALVLGLAGGIGQLAIFYRPPAKS; via the coding sequence ATGACTGCCTACAGTGTCGGACTGCTGATCCTGCGTGTGGTGCTCGGCGTGACCATGGCCGCCCACGGTTACAACAAGTTCTTCGGTGGCGGCCGGATCAAGGGGACCGCAGGCTGGTTCGAGAGCATCGGCATGAAGCCCGGCACCTTTCATGCGCGGGTGGCGGCCAGTACCGAGATGGCGGCGGGGATCGGGCTGGCGCTGGGCTTGCTGACGCCGATCCCGGCCGCGGGCTTCGTCGCACTCATGCTCGTCGCGGCCTGGACGGTGCACCGGCACAACGGCTTCTTCATCGTCAAGGAGGGCTGGGAGTACAACCTGGTGCTGGCGGCGGCAGCCGTCGCGATCGCCGCGACCGGCGCGGGCAAGTACAGCCTGGACTACCTGTTGTTCAAGGGCACCAGCGTCTACCCGTGGCTGCACGGGTGGTGCGGCCTGCTGATCGCGCTGGTGCTCGGCCTGGCCGGCGGTATCGGTCAGCTGGCCATCTTCTACCGCCCGCCCGCCAAGTCCTGA